A stretch of the Aspergillus puulaauensis MK2 DNA, chromosome 6, nearly complete sequence genome encodes the following:
- a CDS encoding uncharacterized protein (COG:S;~EggNog:ENOG410PXRY;~InterPro:IPR011146,IPR019808,IPR001310,IPR036265;~PFAM:PF01230;~go_function: GO:0003824 - catalytic activity [Evidence IEA]): protein MSSCAFCRIAAAHHPVAPSTYLHSTPNANANSPSTPTPGPGEDGHAFLILSTKHVLAFLDIMPLTRGHVLVVPRNHHEKLAEVGVRVSRELGTWLPILSRAVMRTVFGESTDSDPSGSGSGDGNGNGTSGGTRADPSWNWNVVQNNGAGAAQVVPHVHFHIVPRPPLGQASTSAKMSFIMFGRGQREDLDDEEAEDLVRLLREEIAREVVRVKEAEDIDLDGEFRDAESGVAGGKGRL, encoded by the exons ATGTCCTCATGCGCTTTTTGCAGAATTGCCGCTGCGCATCACCCAGTGGCCCCGTCAACATATCTTCACTCAACGCCgaacgccaacgccaactcTCCCTCCACTCCAACACCAGGTCCAGGTGAAGACGGCCATGCTTTCTTAATTCTTTCCACGAAACATGTCCTTGCTTTCTTAGATATTATGCCCCTGACACGAGGCCATGTGCTCGTTGTTCCACGGAATCATCATGAGAAGTTGGCTGAAGTGGGGGTAAGGGTTAGTCGCGAG CTTGGTACATGGCTTCCCATACTCTCGCGTGCTGTGATGAGAACGGTATTCGGGGAGAGCACCGATTCAGACCCAAGCGGTAGTGGGAGTGGCGATGGTAATGGCAATGGCACAAGTGGTGGTACTCGTGCAGATCCGAGCTGGAACTGGAATGTCGTCCAGAATAACg GCGCCGGAGCTGCGCAGGTCGTCCCGCATGTGCATTTCCACATTGTGCCGCGACCGCCGTTAGGCCAGGCGTCTACATCGGCGAAAATGAGCTTTATTATGTTTGGGCGTGGGCAGAgggaggatttggatgacgaggaggcggaggactTAGTACGGCTTttgagggaggagattgccAGGGAGGTGGTGAGAGTTAAGGAGGCAGAGGACATTGATCTGGACGGGGAGTTTCGGGATGCCGAGAGTGGTGTGGCCGGCGGCAAGGGGAGATTATAG
- a CDS encoding tRNA (guanine-N2-)-methyltransferase (BUSCO:EOG09262GNE;~COG:L;~EggNog:ENOG410PFNQ;~InterPro:IPR002052,IPR029063,IPR016691,IPR000241;~PFAM:PF01170;~go_function: GO:0003676 - nucleic acid binding [Evidence IEA];~go_function: GO:0008168 - methyltransferase activity [Evidence IEA];~go_process: GO:0032259 - methylation [Evidence IEA]) yields MEYLIRFAQTHETFRQPEIQALAWLHNIDLEIVSYNELSPYCVVRLPNEEAARTLVSRSILVKDIFELWGQGTTYDAVHADVHRKTQHLWAQYKDIPFRFTVETFAGKRSSSQKRDIIQSFSYLGFEGPITLKSFEQDFWVLEQYYDVTHIPAAEKSQTLNKGPDPINIYMGRFVSESSREVINKYDLKKRPYIATTSMDAELSLVTANMAGAAPGKLFYDPFVGTGSFCVAAAHFGALSFGSDIDGRSFRGKEMAKWKTTGVQLNFQQYGITSKFGDLFTSDLTNTPLIDRQFLDGIVCDPPYGVREGLRVLGTRDNRPKEEVIIDGVPAHYRPGYIAPKKPYGFEAMINDILNFAARTLVTDGRLCMWMPTTSEKEAEFPVPMHQNLEVISISVQPFSNWTRRLITYRRLPEGVLSDVSSGRQKGDDSGVSADDLNAFRRQYFMKNPDPKQNKKSPIPAVQ; encoded by the exons ATGGAGTACCTCATCCGCTTCGCCCAAACGCATGAGACTTTCCGACAACCGGAAATTCAGGCGCTAGCCTGGTTGCACAATATAGATCTTGAGATCGTCTCCTACAATGAACTC TCCCCATACTGTGTCGTACGGCTCCCAAATGAAGAAGCAGCACGTACTCTTGTCTCCCGCAGCATCCTAGTAAAGGATATCTTCGAACTCTGGGGGCAGGGCACCACTTATGATGCCGTCCATGCCGATGTCCACAGGAAAACGCAGCATCTCTGGGCTCAGTACAAGGACATACCATTCCGGTTTACAGTTGAGACATTCGCTGGAAAGCGCAGCTCATCCCAAAAAAGAGATATTATACAATCATTTTCTTACCTTGGCTTCGAAGGCCCAATCACCTTAAAGAGCTTTGAACAGGACTTCTGGGTGCTAGAACAGTATTACGATGTCACACATATTCCGGCTGCGGAGAAATCGCAAACTCTAAACAAAGGGCCAGATCCAATAAATATATACATGGGTCGCTTCGTCTCAGAGAGCAGCCGTGAGGTCATCAACAAGTATGACTTAAAGAAGCGTCCGTACATCGCCACTACATCTATGGACGCTGAGTTGAGTCTAGTCACTGCAAATATGGCTGGTGCAGCACCAGGAAAGTTATTCTATGACCCTTTTGTTGGAACAGGTAGCTTCTGCGTTGCTGCAGCTCATTTTGGCGCCCTGTCTTTTGGCTCTGATATCGATGGGCGAAGCTTCCGTGGGAAGGAAATGGCGAAGTGGAAGACCACAGGTGTACAACTGAACTTTCAACAATATGGAATCACCAGCAAATTTGGTGATCTGTTCACTTCAGACCTGACTAACACGCCTCTAATTGACCGTCAATTTCTTGACGGTATCGTTTGCGATCCGCCTTATGGAGTGCGCGAGGGCCTACGGGTTCTAGGGACGCGAGACAACCGCCCAAAAGAAGAAGTCATCATCGATGGAGTGCCCGCACATTA TCGGCCCGGGTACATTGCCCCTAAGAAACCGTATGGATTCGAAGCCATGATCAACGATATTCTCAACTTTGCAGCCAGGACCCTAGTCACAGACGGACGCTTATGCATGTGGATGCCTACAACTAGCGAAAAAGAAGCGGAGTTTCCGGTCCCAATGCACCAAAATCTAGAAGTTATCAGTATCTCCGTTCAACCATTCAGTAATT GGACACGACGACTAATCACATACCGGAGACTTCCAGAAGGTGTTCTGTCGGATGTATCCTCAGGGCGCCAGAAGGGTGATGATAGCGGCGTGTCAGCCGATGATTTGAATGCTTTCAGAAGACAG TATTTCATGAAGAACCCAGAcccaaaacaaaacaagaaaagtCCAATCCCAGCAGTGCAGTGA
- the SIR2 gene encoding putative histone deacetylase SIR2 (COG:B;~EggNog:ENOG410PGKD;~InterPro:IPR029035,IPR003000,IPR026590,IPR026591;~PFAM:PF02146;~go_function: GO:0070403 - NAD+ binding [Evidence IEA]) yields the protein MDLVSAPCGESPPLKTPLVEVEAAEVEGTLPAENDVPVEEKGSVSQSEYETDSDGLDNEWETQSLYEDAIQMLRDDQLRDGTIPGACTLEEAVEFRKRLHEIGKAQFVEETIARDTVTAKKLCTAFGILPPTFLDGAPDEAFHPLLAIAISREFTRRQKLPQYNSIDDAVKLLQESKSIIVLTGAGISTSLGIPDFRSKDTGLYSQLEHLGLSDPQEVFDIHIFREDPTIFYSIAKDILPTEKKYSPTHGFIRLLQDKGKLLTNYTQNIDNIEANAGVLPENIVQCHGSFAKATCVKCHHKVLGDEIYDDIKKGVVPECPQCRKQIGEDALKPQGQKRKRSGNWADKDRKANAEDSSDEEDYEIPTPGVMKPDITFFGEDLPDEFGHRLLHHDRDKVDLVIVIGTSLKVAPVAEVPGVLPPHIPQIYISRTPVSHTNFDIDLLGDCDVVVSELCRRAGWDLNHDMIPADEKVDTAPVFGYGSRHVFNVSG from the exons ATGGACCTTGTCTCAGCGCCCTGTGGGGAAAGCCCGCCGTTGAAGACTCCGCTTGTGGAGGTCGAAGCCGCGGAGGTTGAAGGGACTCTCCCGGCCGAAAACGACGTTCCTGTGGAGGAAAAGGGCTCGGTTTCTCAATCTGAATATGAGACTGACAGCGATGGCTTGGATAACGAGTGGGAAACTCAGTCTCTTTACGAGGACGCCATTCAAATGCTCCGTGATGACCAGCTTCGCGACGGAA caATCCCCGGTGCTTGTACCCTCGAGGAAGCTGTTGAGTTTCGGAAACGACTTCATGAAATTGGCAAGGCACAATTTGTGGAGGAGACGATTGCTCGCGACACAGTGACTGCGAAGAAGCTTTGTACCGCATTTGGGATTTTACCTCCTACTTTTCTTGACGGTGCACCAGACGAGgcatttcatcctctgctGGCAATCGCGATTTCTCGGGAGTTCACCAGGCGTCAGAAGCTACCCCAGTACAACTCGATTGACGATGCTGTGAAACTGCTTCAGGAATCGAAAAGCATAATTGTCCTGACTGGGGCAGGT ATCTCTACCAGTCTGGGGATTCCGGATTTCAGATCCAAGGACACTGGACTCTACTCACAGTTGGAACACCTGGGTCTCAGTGACCCGCAAGAAGTATTTGATATTCACATTTTCCGCGAGGACCCAACTATATTCTATTCAATTGCGAAGGATATACTCCCGACTGAAAAGAAGTACTCGCCGACTCACGGATTCATTCGGCTGCTTCAAGATAAGGGGAAGTTGCTTACCAACTACACCCAGAATATTGACAACATTGAGGCAAATGCTGGTGTGCTTCCGGAAAACATTGTGCAGTGCCACGGTTCTTTCGCGAAGGCTACGTGTGTCAAATGTCATCACAAGGTGTTAGGAGATGAGATCTATGACGACATCAAAAAAGGAGTTGTTCCTGAATGCCCCCAGTGCCGCAAGCAGATTGGGGAAGATGCGCTGAAGCCTCAAGGgcagaagcggaagcggAGCGGCAATTGGGCCGACAAAGATAGGAAGGCCAATGCAGAGGACAGctccgacgaggaagactaCGAGATACCAACTCCAGGGGTGATGAAG CCGGATATCACAttctttggagaagatcTCCCCGATGAATTTGGACATCGTCTCCTTCATCATGATAGGGACAAAGTGGACTTGGTCATTGTCATTGGAACGTCGCTGAAAGTTGCTCCTGTTGCGGAGGTTCCGGGCGTGCTACCACCTCACATACCCCAAATCTACATTTCTCGCACC CCTGTATCACACACGAATTTTGATATCGATTTACTTGGCGACTGTGATGTGGTGGTGTCTGAGCTTTGCCGTCGAGCTGGGTGGGATCTGAACCATGATATGATACCCGCTGATGAGAAGGTCGACACCGCCCCGGTCTTCGGATATGGCTCACGACATGTATTCAATGTTAGCGGTTAG